The following coding sequences lie in one Musa acuminata AAA Group cultivar baxijiao chromosome BXJ1-8, Cavendish_Baxijiao_AAA, whole genome shotgun sequence genomic window:
- the LOC135586890 gene encoding probable acyl-activating enzyme 16, chloroplastic isoform X5, which translates to MATGAINVVRGTRSSNEELFHIYDHSESDALVVDNPQFFNRLAESFITRAHIRFVVLLWGEKSHLKSKFVDEMPIYEYKDIVELGQQSRHALLHSWPTGQKYVYEAINPEDVATLMYTSGTSGIPKGVMLTHQNLLHQIKNLWDIVPAEAGDRFLSMLPTWHAYERAAEYFIFTYGIEQVYTNIKRLKDDLKLYQPQYLISVPLVYETLYSSIQKQISSSSGARKFVALMLIKVSLLYMEAKRIYEGGFLTKEHIQESLIIVVKDWLWARIVAVLLWPLHTLAMKLVYSKIHSAIGISKAGISGGASLPSHIDRFFEAIGVKVQNGYGLTETSPVVAARRPSCNVLGTIGHPLKYTEIKIVDMKTGEVLPDGLKGIVKVKGPQVMKGYYKNPSATSEAVDEEGWFNTGDIGWIIPMHSMGRSRNCGGMIVLEGRSKDTIVLSTGENVEPTELEAAAMRSSLIQQIVVIGQDQRRLGAIIVPNKDEVLAVARRQSIVNDDSELSENKMMSLLYDELKTWTVGFSFRIGPILIVDEPFTIDNGLMTPTMKVKRNEVADRYREQIKQLYK; encoded by the exons ATGGCTACCGGTGCAATAAATGTAGTTAGGGGTACTAGATCTTCAAATGAAGAATTGTTTCATATATATGACCACTCTGAAAG TGATGCACTTGTTGTCGACAATCCTCAATTTTTCAACAGGCTTGCAGAATCCTTCATTACAAGGGCTCATATAAGATTCGTTGTTCTACTTTGGGGCGAGAAATCACACCTTAAAAGCAAATTTGTGGATGAAATGCCTATATATGAGTACAAGGATATTGTGGAACTAGGACAACAAAGCCGCCATGCATTGCTTCATTCTTGGCCGACAG GCCAGAAGTATGTTTATGAAGCCATCAACCCTGAAGATGTTGCTACACTAATGTATACAAGTGGAACAAGTGGTATTCCCAAAGGTGTGATGCTTACGCATCAGAATCTTTTGCATCAG ATAAAGAACTTGTGGGACATTGTGCCTGCAGAAGCCGGAGACCGTTTCTTGAGTATGCTGCCAACATGGCATGCATATGAGCGTGCAGCTGAGTATTTTATATTTACCTATGGGATTGAGCAGGTTTACACAAACATTAAAAGGTTGAAG GATGACTTGAAGCTCTATCAACCTCAGTATCTTATTTCTGTTCCCCTGGTTTATGAAACACTTTACAG TTCAATCCAGAAGCAGATATCTTCAAGCTCTGGTGCTCGGAAGTTTGTTGCACTTATGTTAATTAAAGTTAGTTTGTTATACATGGAAGCCAAGAGGATTTATGAG GGTGGATTCTTAACAAAAGAACACATTCAAGAATCATTAATTATAGTTGTGAAAGACTGGTTGTGGGCAAGAATTGTTGCTGTACTTCTCTGGCCACTGCATACATTGGCAATGAAGCTAGTTTATAGCAAAATTCATTCTGCAATTGGAATATCAAAG GCTGGTATAAGTGGTGGTGCGAGTTTACCATCGCATATTGACCGGTTTTTTGAG GCTATTGGTGTTAAGGTGCAGAATGGTTATGGTCTAACAGAAACTTCTCCTGTTGTAGCTGCTCGACGGCCATCTTGCAAT GTTCTTGGCACAATTGGCCACCCGCTTAAGTACACAGAAATCAAAATAGTGGATATGAAAACTGGTGAGGTTCTTCCAGATGGTTTAAAAGGCATTGTCAAAGTCAAAGGGCCACAAGTCATGAAAGGTTACTACAAG AATCCATCTGCTACAAGTGAAGCTGTAGATGAAGAGGGCTGGTTTAACACTGGTGATATAGGTTGGATTATACCGATGCATTCCATGGGGAGGAGTCGTAACTGTGGGGGAATGATTGTTCTTGAAGGACGATCAAAGGACACAATAGTTCTTAGCACAG GTGAGAATGTTGAACCAACAGAGCTCGAGGCTGCTGCCATGCGAAGTAGTTTGATACAACAAATTGTGGTCATTGGTCAG GATCAACGGAGGCTTGGAGCTATAATTGTCCCAAACAAAGATGAAGTTTTAGCAGTAGCTCGAAGGCAGTCAATTGTAAATGATGACTCTGAGCTGAGTGAAAATAAGATGATGAGCCTGTTATATGATGAGTTAAAAACTTG GACTGTTGGTTTCTCTTTCCGGATCGGACCCATACTGATAGTGGACGAGCCCTTCACG ATTGATAATGGTTTAATGACTCCAACCATGAAAGTAAAAAGGAACGAAGTTGCAGATCGGTACAGGGAACAAATTAAGCAGCTATACAAGTAA